The following proteins come from a genomic window of Mucinivorans hirudinis:
- a CDS encoding 3-dehydroquinate synthase, with protein MLFWQSYKKIVTLHKIVLRFGMKKTIYSPRLNNSTPSMVVVGNALPLLDELLADKRVIVITDSNLMDNYASLISRYRHIIIGQGEQCKNLATVEYIHRRLLEMGADRGSYIVGFGGGIVTDIAGFAASTFMRGIGFGFVASSLLAQVDASVGGKNGVNLDGYKNIIGTFNQPDFVLCDLSLLKTLPKREMRAGMCEALKSAIIDGGEMFDIFENYDFEQICSTPELLFRVVSGSVELKARIVAEDERESGVRKLLNLGHTFAHAIEKCSRKYVHGEAVAIGIAIISLFSKNIGELPDNDYKSIMKSIENIGLPHRCDDITMEALAEAAKSDKKRTDETIDLVLVRGVGECFIRKFGIDEICKVLQ; from the coding sequence ATGTTGTTTTGGCAAAGTTATAAAAAAATAGTTACTTTGCACAAAATAGTATTAAGGTTTGGTATGAAAAAAACAATCTACTCCCCGCGACTCAACAACTCCACACCCTCGATGGTGGTGGTGGGTAATGCTCTACCGCTGTTGGATGAACTTTTAGCAGACAAGAGGGTTATAGTCATTACAGACAGTAATTTAATGGATAATTATGCGTCGTTAATAAGCAGATACCGGCATATTATTATCGGTCAAGGTGAGCAGTGCAAAAATCTTGCCACAGTTGAATATATACATCGCCGTCTATTGGAAATGGGGGCGGATAGAGGCAGTTACATTGTCGGTTTCGGCGGCGGAATCGTAACGGATATTGCCGGTTTTGCTGCTTCAACTTTTATGCGCGGCATTGGTTTCGGTTTTGTAGCAAGTTCGCTTCTGGCACAGGTGGATGCGAGTGTAGGGGGGAAAAACGGTGTTAATTTGGATGGCTACAAAAATATCATCGGTACCTTCAACCAGCCGGACTTCGTTCTGTGTGATTTATCGCTGCTTAAGACATTGCCAAAGAGGGAGATGCGTGCAGGAATGTGCGAGGCTCTCAAAAGCGCGATAATTGATGGTGGGGAGATGTTTGACATTTTTGAAAATTACGATTTTGAACAAATATGCTCTACACCTGAGCTGCTTTTTAGGGTTGTTAGTGGCAGTGTCGAGCTAAAGGCGCGAATCGTGGCTGAGGACGAACGCGAAAGTGGCGTAAGAAAACTACTCAACCTTGGGCATACCTTTGCACACGCCATTGAGAAGTGCAGCCGTAAATATGTTCACGGTGAGGCTGTTGCAATAGGGATAGCAATAATATCGCTTTTCTCTAAAAATATAGGCGAGCTGCCGGACAATGATTACAAATCTATTATGAAATCCATCGAAAACATTGGTTTGCCTCATCGGTGCGATGATATTACAATGGAAGCACTTGCCGAGGCTGCCAAGTCGGATAAAAAGCGCACTGATGAGACCATAGATTTGGTGCTTGTACGTGGGGTGGGGGAGTGCTTTATAAGAAAATTCGGTATTGATGAAATTTGTAAGGTTTTACAGTAA
- a CDS encoding UDP-N-acetylmuramoylalanyl-D-glutamyl-2,6-diamin opimelate--D-alanyl-D-alanine ligase has translation MQNKLLDIFLAQRKISTDSRKIEEGAIFFALSGENFDGNSFARAALDKGASYAVISNPALTGERYIYVKDCLVALQQLACDYRKYLVLKIIALTGSNGKTTTKEFLLRTLSTKFQCLATCGNLNNHIGVPLTLLSFDESTQVGIVEMGANHQREIELLCSIAQPDIGLITNVGIAHLEGFGSAEGVRKGKGELFDYLLKSGGVAIYNSKDETLRNMVASREGLRAVGYDPERELLELSIYGTYNQLNAQAALAVGRYLGCDDGAVKEALKGYIADNNRSQVVDTGRNRLIMDAYNANPSSMRAAITNFANSAEFSDKVLILGDMRELGDYSKEEHEKIVELIANYQFDNVLLVGENFSALQSHFLSFLNASLVLDYLSNNQLDNKIILIKGSRGIALEQIAELL, from the coding sequence ATGCAAAACAAACTATTAGATATTTTTCTCGCTCAGCGCAAAATCTCCACCGATAGTCGCAAAATAGAAGAGGGGGCGATATTTTTCGCCCTAAGCGGAGAAAATTTTGATGGTAACTCATTTGCACGTGCCGCGCTCGACAAGGGGGCGAGTTATGCTGTTATCAGCAACCCCGCCCTTACGGGAGAGAGGTATATCTATGTAAAAGATTGCTTGGTGGCGTTGCAGCAATTAGCTTGCGACTACCGTAAATACCTAGTGCTAAAAATTATAGCACTCACAGGCAGTAACGGCAAGACAACAACAAAGGAGTTTCTTTTGCGCACGCTGAGCACAAAATTTCAATGTCTGGCAACTTGTGGCAACCTTAACAACCACATCGGAGTGCCACTGACGCTACTCAGCTTCGACGAAAGTACGCAGGTGGGGATAGTGGAGATGGGTGCAAATCATCAACGCGAAATTGAGCTATTATGCTCTATTGCTCAGCCTGATATAGGGCTTATAACCAATGTGGGAATTGCACACTTAGAGGGCTTTGGTTCAGCCGAAGGTGTGCGCAAGGGAAAGGGTGAGCTGTTTGATTACCTGCTCAAAAGTGGCGGAGTTGCAATATATAATTCTAAGGATGAGACGCTTCGCAATATGGTTGCGAGTCGTGAGGGGTTGCGCGCAGTTGGTTATGACCCCGAGCGCGAATTGTTGGAGCTTTCTATATACGGCACTTATAATCAACTCAATGCACAGGCTGCATTAGCTGTTGGGCGCTACCTTGGGTGTGATGATGGGGCTGTCAAGGAGGCTTTGAAGGGATATATTGCTGATAATAACCGTTCTCAGGTTGTCGATACCGGCAGGAATCGCCTGATAATGGATGCTTACAATGCAAATCCGTCAAGTATGCGCGCCGCAATCACAAATTTTGCAAACTCAGCAGAGTTTAGTGATAAAGTGCTGATTTTAGGAGATATGCGCGAGCTTGGCGATTATAGCAAGGAGGAGCACGAAAAAATTGTCGAATTGATAGCTAACTACCAATTCGACAATGTATTGTTGGTCGGTGAAAATTTTTCAGCCCTCCAAAGCCACTTCCTTAGCTTTTTGAACGCATCGCTTGTTTTGGATTATTTATCAAACAATCAGCTAGATAACAAGATTATTTTGATAAAAGGTTCACGTGGAATTGCTTTAGAGCAAATTGCCGAATTACTGTAA
- a CDS encoding Mannose-1-phosphate guanylyltransferase (GDP) yields MPKQFLDILGVGKSFIRSTFERFLPIIPPENFLVVTSESYKGLTLEHLPELNESQILCEPLRRNTAPCIAYATYHIKAKCPDANIVVTPSDHLITNEAEFQRIISDGLSFVAGDSSLLTIGIKPSRPETGYGYIQIDTTGKVGDTDKVKTFTEKPNIELAKMLVNSGEFVWNSGIFLWSVKGIVDAFERYLPEIKNRFDEGAQYFATDKESEFINELYPGCPSISIDYGVMEKADNVYVRQADFGWSDVGTWGSLYAYSHKDELGNAVTHNNAILHNCKGNIVNLPQGKVAVVEGLDGYLVVDTDSSLLICKIENEQSIRNYVEDVKYRFGEEYL; encoded by the coding sequence ATGCCCAAGCAGTTTTTGGACATCCTAGGTGTCGGTAAAAGCTTTATTCGCAGTACTTTTGAGAGGTTTTTACCCATAATTCCACCCGAGAATTTCTTGGTGGTAACTAGCGAGAGCTACAAGGGACTTACTCTTGAGCACCTGCCGGAACTAAATGAAAGTCAAATACTTTGCGAGCCACTACGTCGCAATACCGCACCCTGTATAGCCTACGCAACCTATCATATCAAGGCTAAGTGCCCAGATGCCAATATTGTGGTTACACCTTCCGACCATTTAATTACTAATGAGGCTGAATTTCAGCGTATCATATCCGATGGGTTGAGTTTTGTTGCCGGCGATAGCTCTCTGCTTACGATTGGCATCAAGCCCTCACGCCCCGAGACCGGATATGGATATATCCAGATAGATACAACGGGGAAGGTCGGCGATACAGACAAGGTTAAAACCTTTACCGAAAAGCCAAATATAGAACTTGCGAAAATGCTTGTTAATAGCGGGGAATTTGTCTGGAATTCAGGGATTTTCCTTTGGTCAGTTAAAGGTATTGTTGATGCGTTTGAGAGATATCTGCCCGAGATAAAAAATCGTTTTGACGAAGGCGCACAATATTTTGCAACCGACAAAGAAAGCGAATTTATCAATGAACTATATCCCGGATGCCCATCTATAAGCATCGATTATGGGGTGATGGAGAAGGCGGACAATGTCTATGTGCGTCAAGCTGATTTCGGTTGGAGCGACGTTGGCACTTGGGGTTCGTTGTATGCTTACTCTCACAAAGATGAGCTAGGCAATGCCGTCACCCACAATAATGCGATTCTTCACAATTGTAAGGGAAATATCGTCAATCTACCTCAGGGCAAGGTGGCTGTTGTGGAGGGATTGGATGGTTATTTAGTTGTGGACACTGATTCGAGCCTGTTAATCTGCAAGATAGAAAATGAGCAGTCGATTCGTAACTATGTGGAAGACGTGAAGTATCGCTTTGGCGAAGAATACTTGTAA
- a CDS encoding Amino acid-binding ACT, with protein MTIKQLSVFIENRTGRVNEIARLLGANGVNMNAFCLAEAADFGILRMVVSDVELATEVLRSANFAVRQTDVVGFNCTNSPGSLAQVLDCLAQEMVFIEYMYAFSQGDTASVVIRPTNVTQCVAILERCNCELISSNNLYNI; from the coding sequence ATGACCATAAAACAACTTTCAGTGTTTATCGAAAATCGCACCGGACGAGTCAATGAGATTGCACGTCTGCTTGGAGCTAATGGTGTCAATATGAATGCTTTTTGCTTGGCGGAGGCTGCGGATTTCGGTATTTTAAGGATGGTGGTGAGTGATGTAGAACTTGCGACAGAGGTTCTGCGTTCGGCAAACTTTGCAGTCCGCCAGACAGATGTTGTGGGATTCAATTGCACTAATTCACCGGGTTCTCTGGCACAAGTTCTTGATTGCCTTGCACAAGAGATGGTTTTTATTGAATATATGTACGCTTTTTCTCAGGGCGATACGGCAAGCGTAGTGATTCGCCCCACCAACGTCACTCAGTGCGTGGCGATATTAGAACGATGTAATTGTGAGCTAATTAGCTCAAATAATCTCTACAATATTTGA
- a CDS encoding Sodium-dependent phosphate transporter, producing the protein MDIVLKILTLVGSFGLFLFGVRLLGEALLKIAGKSIRHLIYAGGTTTLQGVASGCLISGVAQSSGAVSGLIVSFVNSGLITLRRALPLIMGANIGASVIIWLICFLGFQLSGELFAVPLAGLGFALILVRKERAKYLGHIIMGFALIFIGLDVMQYSFMDIAQSTIFDEILREYATISALPLIIILLAGVLLTALIRSSSATTMLAIVICVNGWMPLEAGAAMVIGNNIGTTLSANLAALDANTAGKRVAVAHTIINLVGAIYLLPLTPMLISGLSVIFSPPFVIAAFYTLFNIINVSILMNFIPIITRTVSKVIPNEPQANNRHLLVMDCGVLSTSEISIAQAENEIKSHAKRTLKMFGFVRKIFSETDEAECERLFARVEKYEQITDRVEREIINYLTQITRSDLSSAMVERVQDMFRITSHIESLADTNLAIARLLREKRAKNIWFSGEQRNNVALMMDEVRRAMECTIAYLESASDDNYDKAERTEKQINKLYYSIREEQFEGGFLVYFELLRECEKLGDSAFSIVKITKG; encoded by the coding sequence ATGGATATAGTATTGAAAATATTAACTCTTGTCGGCTCGTTCGGTTTATTCCTCTTCGGAGTAAGGCTATTGGGCGAAGCACTGCTAAAGATTGCAGGAAAAAGCATCAGACATTTAATTTACGCAGGAGGAACTACCACATTGCAGGGTGTCGCATCGGGATGCCTGATTTCGGGAGTGGCTCAATCATCAGGAGCGGTTAGTGGGCTAATTGTCAGCTTTGTGAATTCGGGACTAATAACTCTGAGGCGTGCTTTACCGCTCATTATGGGGGCTAATATCGGGGCGAGCGTGATTATTTGGCTTATATGCTTTTTAGGTTTTCAACTCTCAGGTGAGTTGTTCGCCGTACCATTGGCGGGCTTGGGCTTTGCTCTGATTTTGGTGCGAAAGGAAAGAGCTAAATATTTAGGTCATATAATTATGGGTTTTGCATTGATTTTTATAGGATTAGATGTAATGCAATACTCTTTTATGGACATTGCCCAATCGACTATTTTCGATGAGATTCTTCGAGAATATGCTACCATTTCGGCTTTGCCATTAATAATAATTCTCTTAGCCGGCGTGCTTTTGACTGCACTTATCCGTTCGTCGAGCGCAACCACAATGCTCGCCATAGTCATATGCGTAAATGGCTGGATGCCCCTTGAGGCGGGGGCGGCAATGGTTATCGGCAACAACATAGGAACAACCTTGAGTGCGAATCTTGCAGCCTTGGATGCCAACACTGCCGGCAAAAGAGTTGCAGTTGCCCACACTATTATAAACCTTGTTGGTGCAATATACCTGCTGCCACTTACACCGATGTTGATAAGCGGATTGAGTGTAATTTTTTCTCCACCTTTTGTCATTGCGGCATTCTACACCCTATTTAACATAATAAACGTGTCGATATTGATGAATTTCATCCCTATAATCACACGCACTGTATCAAAGGTAATTCCGAATGAGCCTCAGGCAAACAACCGTCATCTTTTAGTGATGGATTGCGGGGTGCTTTCAACTTCGGAAATATCTATTGCTCAAGCAGAAAATGAAATAAAGAGCCACGCAAAGCGCACCCTGAAAATGTTTGGTTTTGTCCGCAAGATTTTCAGCGAAACAGACGAAGCGGAATGCGAACGCCTATTTGCGCGCGTGGAGAAGTATGAGCAGATTACCGATAGGGTAGAGAGAGAGATTATCAACTACCTGACCCAAATCACTCGTTCCGACCTCAGTTCGGCAATGGTAGAGCGCGTGCAAGATATGTTTCGCATAACCTCTCATATAGAATCGTTGGCGGACACCAACCTTGCTATTGCAAGGCTGCTCAGAGAAAAGAGGGCGAAAAATATTTGGTTCTCCGGTGAGCAACGCAACAATGTCGCTTTGATGATGGATGAGGTAAGACGGGCTATGGAGTGCACGATTGCCTATCTGGAGTCTGCCTCTGATGATAATTACGATAAAGCCGAGCGGACAGAAAAGCAAATTAATAAGCTCTATTATTCGATTCGCGAGGAGCAATTCGAGGGTGGATTTTTGGTCTATTTCGAGCTGCTACGCGAGTGTGAAAAATTGGGGGACAGTGCTTTTTCAATTGTTAAAATAACTAAGGGGTAG
- a CDS encoding Integral membrane protein: MQKDGEIKRTPRWKIAIPIVIGLGVVTYMLWNEANGEVFENLKFTFNSVIFIILAFVFMAGRDIGYIIRIRLFSDALLSWRQAFRVIMLWEFTSAITPSTVGGSAVATIFLHKEGISIGKSAALVMLTAFFDELIFVLAFPILVLIVGNGVIFGVESAQAVMSLVWGGWALKLGLVLLLSYGLFFRPRGLKYLIIKLFKLKFLRKWRSKAIEAGDDIVLSAREINGYKPAFWIKAFLATFLSWSSRFLVANMIFEAFFSISDHIVLLARQAAMWVMMIISPTPGGSGFAEYIFQSFLSDIAPVDTSTQVGTVLLIALMWRMVTYYPYLFIGAFILPKWLSQFNSKKSTP, encoded by the coding sequence ATGCAAAAGGATGGAGAAATTAAACGGACGCCGCGGTGGAAAATAGCCATTCCCATCGTTATTGGACTGGGCGTTGTGACTTATATGCTTTGGAATGAGGCTAATGGAGAAGTTTTCGAGAATTTGAAGTTTACATTTAATTCTGTAATATTTATCATTCTCGCCTTCGTTTTTATGGCAGGGCGTGATATTGGTTACATTATTCGTATCAGGCTTTTTTCTGATGCGTTGCTCAGTTGGCGCCAGGCTTTTCGTGTGATTATGCTCTGGGAATTTACATCGGCTATTACGCCTTCCACTGTCGGTGGGAGTGCCGTGGCAACCATTTTTCTCCACAAAGAGGGTATTTCCATCGGAAAATCAGCTGCACTGGTAATGCTCACAGCATTTTTTGATGAGTTGATTTTCGTGCTCGCATTTCCCATTTTAGTGTTGATAGTGGGTAATGGGGTGATTTTTGGGGTGGAGAGTGCGCAAGCTGTAATGTCGCTGGTTTGGGGTGGCTGGGCACTCAAACTCGGACTGGTATTGCTGCTGAGCTACGGACTGTTCTTTCGCCCACGAGGACTTAAGTATCTAATAATAAAGTTGTTCAAACTTAAATTCTTGAGGAAATGGCGCAGCAAGGCAATAGAAGCCGGTGATGATATTGTGTTGAGCGCAAGGGAGATAAATGGATATAAACCAGCATTTTGGATTAAAGCATTTCTAGCAACGTTCCTATCTTGGTCATCGCGCTTTTTGGTTGCCAATATGATTTTCGAGGCATTTTTCTCCATTTCCGACCACATTGTCCTCCTTGCACGTCAGGCGGCTATGTGGGTGATGATGATAATCTCACCCACACCAGGTGGTAGCGGCTTTGCCGAATATATTTTTCAGAGTTTTCTTAGTGATATTGCACCCGTTGACACCAGCACGCAGGTGGGTACGGTTTTGCTTATTGCTCTGATGTGGAGAATGGTAACATACTACCCTTATCTTTTTATCGGTGCATTTATCCTACCCAAATGGTTGTCGCAGTTCAATTCAAAAAAGTCTACCCCTTAG
- a CDS encoding Epoxyqueuosine (oQ) reductase QueG, whose amino-acid sequence MTNLMKIIDISNSNFDDIAVVRYEMLDLEGERLKCWLSRGMEGELEYMRRSADLRRDPRAVFADVKSIIVTLTAIKKVKPHSPTLAAFAHNNPDYHILIKNKLNLLLSNIREIEPQIEGRAVVDSAPIFEKGLAVRAGLGWIGRNSLLIHPRLGSYTHIGLLLLNKDLSSECQVIEDQCPKGCSICKDNCPNGAINGDRTVDCRKCIAAMTIENCSDAYALHNHIFGCDLCQQYCPYNSDIEEIEPTIKEDWSTITKDSFRAKYRKTSLGRVSFEKIKNSLQCAKNQ is encoded by the coding sequence GTGACAAATCTAATGAAAATAATCGACATCTCAAATAGTAATTTTGACGACATAGCAGTCGTGCGTTATGAAATGTTAGATTTGGAGGGCGAAAGACTAAAGTGTTGGCTTTCGCGTGGGATGGAGGGGGAACTGGAGTATATGCGCCGCTCGGCAGATTTGCGTCGTGACCCACGTGCAGTTTTCGCTGATGTCAAAAGCATAATTGTCACACTAACTGCCATAAAAAAAGTAAAGCCGCACTCTCCTACGCTGGCAGCTTTTGCACATAATAATCCGGATTATCATATACTTATAAAGAATAAGCTAAACCTATTATTGAGCAACATCCGGGAAATAGAACCGCAAATTGAGGGGCGGGCTGTTGTTGATTCGGCACCCATTTTCGAGAAAGGTTTGGCAGTGAGAGCAGGGTTGGGGTGGATAGGGCGTAACTCTCTGCTGATTCATCCGCGTTTGGGTAGCTACACGCATATCGGATTGCTTTTGCTCAATAAAGACCTCTCTTCAGAGTGTCAAGTCATTGAAGATCAATGCCCCAAAGGGTGTTCAATTTGTAAGGATAACTGCCCAAACGGGGCGATAAACGGTGATAGGACAGTGGATTGCCGCAAATGTATCGCTGCTATGACAATCGAAAACTGTAGTGATGCTTATGCGCTCCACAACCATATTTTTGGGTGTGACTTATGCCAACAATATTGTCCTTATAATTCAGATATTGAGGAGATTGAACCTACTATTAAGGAGGATTGGAGTACTATTACCAAGGATAGTTTTCGGGCTAAATATCGAAAAACATCTTTAGGCAGAGTATCGTTCGAGAAAATTAAAAATTCGCTGCAATGTGCGAAAAACCAATAA